In a single window of the Acipenser ruthenus chromosome 8, fAciRut3.2 maternal haplotype, whole genome shotgun sequence genome:
- the LOC117972742 gene encoding olfactory receptor 6F1-like, whose translation MDTQVGTTASVQNATFVRPVGFYIRGFIALQHTDYYFIFLSIVYIATLLANFLIMSIIWFADSLHTPKYFAIFSLAVVDVSYSTALIPKSIDAFLFNARFVFYDTCLTQMFFVHYFSSMESFALSVLAYDRLIAICFPLRSNTLNSNTKMVLVIIVSWAIPFIVVTIMVALIPRLSFCKSTIINSYFCDHGPVFKNTCSDYSANWFMAAFYIVVLFFLPLAFIMLSYVCIIFALLKIASAEGRRKAFKTCTSHLTLVAVFYIPLLVTYIIAWVNVTIDTDTRILNTSLSATIPPLLNPIIYTLKTEEIMEQIKKYFRNRTINTVS comes from the coding sequence ATGGACACGCAGGTTGGAACCACCGCATCGGTCCAAAACGCTACCTTTGTGCGGCCAGTTGGGTTTTACATCAGAGGTTTTATTGCTTTGCAGCACAccgattattattttatattcctGTCAATTGTTTACATTGCAACATTGTTAGCAAACTTTCTGATCATGTCAATAATTTGGTTTGCAGACAGCCTGCATACACCAAAATACTTTGCAATTTTTAGCTTAGCCGTGGTGGATGTAAGTTACAGTACAGCACTTATTCCAAAATCGATCGATGCGTTTCTTTTCAATGCCAGATTTGTTTTTTATGATACCTGTTTAACGCAGAtgttttttgtacattatttttcttcGATGGAATCATTTGCTCTCTCTGTTTTAGCTTATGACAGGTTAATAGCTATTTGCTTTCCCCTGAGAAGCAATACACTCAACTCAAACACAAAAATGGTTTTAGTTATAATTGTTTCCTGGGCAATTCCTTTCATTGTAGTTACGATCATGGTCGCTCTCATACCTCGATTGTCATTCTGTAAGTCTACGATTATTAACAGCTACTTTTGTGATCACGGACCAGTGTTTAAAAATACTTGCAGTGATTATTCTGCTAATTGGTTTATGGCTGCATTTTATatcgttgttttattttttctccctTTGGCTTTCATTATGTTGTCCTATGTGTGCATTATATTTGCCCTCTTGAAGATTGCATCGGCAGAAGGAAGACGTAAAGCATTTAAAACTTGCACAAGTCATTTAACCTTAGTAGCAGTATTTTATATACCGCTGTTAGTGACCTATATCATAGCGTGGGTAAACGTGACTATCGACACAGATACCAGAATTCTTAACACATCTCTGTCTGCTACTATACCTCCTCTCCTTAATCCAATTATATACACCTTAAAGACTGAAGAAATTAtggagcaaataaaaaaatatttcagaaatCGAACAATTAACACTGTAAGTTGA